ATAAAGCTTCGTTTGACTAGAGGATGGTGCAAGTGATAATGAAGAGGGAGCAGCCAGTCGATACGGGGGTGATGACCGGTCGGGGCGTCCTTCCGGTTCTGCTTCATTGGCTGCCGTTGAAATGCCACTTTGGTGAAGCCACTCATGAAGTCGTCTTGGATTGATTCCGAGTTGTCCGCTCAGATTACAGATATCGAGGTTTATTCTCACACAAATCCGCCTTTCCTGGAATATCGGGCTGGTAGTAGGGTTTGAAAGGGAAGCATGAATTCGAGATCAGTAAATGCTCATGTACATGGTAATTGTAACTTGATTGGCGGAATGATCCATTATATTGAGAAGTAGCGCAGAGGGGGTTATGTATACCATGTTAAACGTTTCCCTGTACGCTTTTTTTGATAATTCCCTATAAATTGGCTTTTAACAAGATTCTATCACTTCACATGCAGCTGCGCGTCTCAATATAGTCTCAATTTTGGTTAGAAAATAAATACATTAAAAGTACCAGTATCTAGTACGGAGGACATATATGGGAAACAGTAGTGAGGCTCAATACGACGAGTATGTTGAGGATGGCAAACGTTTTGTTGGTCGAATCATGGAAATGACGACACTGGAGCGGTGGTTCAATCATCCGGAAGCCCCATTGACCATATTTTCAATTACCGGCATGGGAGGCATCGGTAAATCTTCATTGCTTTCAGAGATGTTATCTTTCTCTCGGAATCGAGGTGCGACAGCAATCTGGATGGATGGCCGATCATGTGGAGCGACACCTTCCGTTTTTATGGATTATTTGTCCTCTACATTAGGATTGGAAACACTGGATAGTGAAGGGTACCCGCGGCCATTGAGTCTGCTGAAAGACACATCCATCGAGAGGCGAATGGTCCTGGCAGTGGATAATTATGAAGAGTTGGCTCTGTTAGAAAGTTGGTTTATGGAAGTCTTTGTATCCAAACTTCCGTTAAGAGGAATACTTGTCATTCTTGCATCACGCCCGGAATTAGCATCTACCTGGCGGACACATCCCCGATTGCATCAGAGGTTTATACAAATGCGGCTTCAACATTTCACAGTTGATGAGATTACGGAATATATCACGGTGGCAGGTTTTTTGAATCAGGGCATGGCAGGCACCATTACGAGAATGACCGATGGGCATCCACTGGGTCTTGCCCTAGCTGTAGAAGCTGCGGATCAGAGGCGGAATCTTCCGCAATCCGAATGGGCTGAACTGTCGCATATGATCAGTGCTCGATTATTATTGGAACTGACTACACCACGTCTGCATCCCATGGTGGAGGTACTAACATTGCTTGAGACAGCCAATCAGGAATTGTTATCATCCGTACTAGATATGACCGTGACACAAGAAGAGTACCACATGCTGAGACAGATGTCGTTTATCCGTTCCGGCCCGGACGGTCTTGCCCTGCATGATATGGCCAGGGTACATCTACTCCGGGACTTTCGCCAACGTGAGCCTCATCGATTGCAGACCATGCGCATCAAGATTGTGAAATTGCTCAAACCGCTGCATGAACAGGCGGGGCCGCATGAGCGTCGCCAGATCGCCCGGAAGATGCTGTTGCTCTGTCAGGAATCCATGCTTCAATACCGCAAGTACGCGGATGTGTCCCGTGATTCCTTGTTCTCACCTCTGGAAACGATGAGAAGCGAGGATCTGCCTGCTCTGCACAGCCTGTTACAAGAATGGTGCGAGTACAGTGTAGAACCATGGCAGGCTGTACCCTATGGCCCCTTCCTGGATGAACTGGCACACCGTTATCCCGAAGGAATCGTATTAATGCGTGACAAGCATGGGGAGACAATCGCCATGTTCATTACAGTGCTTGTGCATAAGGATAGTAGTGAGCTGCTATTAAAATATTTTCCGAATGAGATGTATGAATGCTTCACATCAGAGGAGCTCGGAAATGACCCGGATCAGAGTGATACGCACTTTGCTTTACTGGCTGCCGCAAGAGATGATGTGCCTGGTTATACACGAGAAGAACTCGTTGGATACATGACACTGGACCGACTGGCTCTGCTGGGTGATGGTGCGCGAGCGATGCTCGTCGCAACGAATCCTCATCTGAAACTGTTTTTGCAAAGCATTGGATTTCAGATGCGAAGAACAAGCACCCGGGTCTGCGACAGCTTTGAGAATCAGGCGGACGTACTTGAATTGGATTTGCGTAGTGGGCAATTCGGACAGTGGGTCATGTCTTTGCTTGATCCGGAATCAACAGAGAATCGTATACAGCCGGAAACAACGGAAGCGGGTGATGTCGTCTGGACCGAACAGGATGTTCGCAAGATGTTGGGATACCTTCGATCTCCTGGAGAATTGCATGAATACGCTGGCAGAGTTACAGGAGTAAGGGATGGTATGCAATTACAGCTGTATATCATGGATTTGTTGGAAGGCAGAGTGCATGGCCTGTCCCCGCAGGATCAGATGCTGTTGTACGCGGCCTACTGGACGCATGCTGGCAATCCAACTGCCGCAGCCCAGACGTGTTCCATGAGTCGGGCGACCTTCTATCGCCATCTCAGAATAGCGGTGACTCGCTTGGCGCGGATATTGTAGTGAGAAGAACGTCATTCGCCCAGTCCGTTCAGAACAATATTTGTCATCGAATGCATAGCTCGTTGATTCAATATAGCGACGACAAGAAGAGGCTGGTCATAGACCAAGCCTCTTCATGCGATTATAGAGCGTTGCTCTGGAGATGCCTAGTTGCTTGGCGAGTGTTCGTTTGTTGCCACCTGCTTCTTTCAGATATTGAATTAGAAGTTGCGCCTCATAGGTGTCCAATTTTTGCTGATAGGTAACACCGGAGACAAGTTCGGAATCATCCGAGGTATCTAGTTCGTCCGCATTTGCAACCGTTCGAGGTTCTTGTTCTGCTCCTGCTCCCGCCGAATCCTGACGTTGCTGATATTCGTTGCTCTCATGTGAATGGATTCCGGATGTCAGTTGAATTTCGGACTGTTCTTGCATGGTGAGGGAAGTGAGGGTGTCAGGCAGGTATTCCGATTTAACCTCACCATCTGTCGTCAGGATGGTCAAGCGTTCGATCACATTTCGTAATTCACGGACATTGCCTGGCCAATCATACTGGAACAGCAACTTGAACACTTCAGGTGGAACCAACTCAATATGACGGTTATAGAGCAATGAGAATTCTTGAAGGAACGTCTGGGTTAATTCATATATATCTTCCTTGCGCATACGCAGAGGAGGGATGACAAGGTTAATGACATTCAGCCGATAGTAGAGATCTTCTCGGAATTGATTACGGGCAATCATACTCATTAGATTCTGGTTGGTTGCTGCAATAATCCGGCAGTCCGCCTGTTTCATGCGCGTTCCGCCCACGGGGAAATAGCTCTTCTCCTGCAACACCCGAAGCAGCTTCACTTGCAATTCCAATGGCATCTCACCGATCTCATCCAGAAAAAGCGTCCCCCCTTCGGCAAGCTCGATCTTGCCCCTTTTGCCTTTGGGATCCGCTCCGGAGAAGGCACCTTTTTCGTAGCCGAATAACTCACTTTCAAACAAGGAAGCAGGGATTGCCCCGCAGTTAATCGCGATGAACGGTGCAGTCTGCAATTCACGGAGATCATGAATGGCTTTCGCGAATAACTCCTTGCCTGTGCCGCTCTCCCCTAGAATAAGTACGGTTGCTGAGGTGGTACTGATCTTGCGAATGGTCTCCATGCACTGCTGGATGACCGGGCTGCTGCCCTTGATTCTGGCGAATGGATCTAATTCGGGCCGTAGCCGAGCCACGGCTTTCTCCAGATGCTGGACTTTGGAAGTCATATGTAAGAGTTCCTGGTGTAATCTAATTTCAGTTGTTATATCCACTTCAGCAGCAACTGCGCCCACAATATGTCCATCCAGTTGGACAGGACGGGCATTAATCAGAGCGAACAGGTCGGGCCGTGGCTGATGCTGTTTGCGATAGACCGTTTCGCCGGTATACAGCGTCTTGAGAGACTGTAGCCGATCTGGAGGAAAAAAGTCTGCTGCGGGTTGTCCGATGATGTCTTTTTTGCTGATCGAAAAAACATGCTCCGCCCCAGTTGTCCAGTAGGCCACCTTGGCCTCTTCATTAATTAATGTCAGAGCTGAGCCCGCTGTCTCAAGTGTGGTCTCAAAATAAGCTTCTATTAAGCGATGCGCATGCATCATGGCATGCAAAACATCGGATACGGCGATATAACCCTCGTATTCGCCCTGATCATTCTTTATTAATAGAAGAGGGCTCGTAGCAAATAAGGGGATCACTTCCGCAAGTTCAATCGAAGCAGAGACGACAGGTACGGGAAGACGGCCGTATGGTACTGTTCTGTTGGGTTGGCTGTACAACCAGGTGTATTCAGTATTGCGACGTATAAAGACAGGTCTGTCAGTACCTATACGGAGTTCTGACGGTATAGACTGAAGTGTGTTTTCGTCATACAGGAATTCATCCAGAATACTCATATCTGTTCGTAATAAAGCATTCAGCTCAGGAAGTAAATGTCTCATCGGGATCACCTCGGTTGCAGCATATACTTATAACAAAATGTAAATGTGAAATTATGTATATTATAACGTTCTGATGGAGCTGTGTATATATTTTTTGACATCAGGTGTGCAGGTTGGTATGTTCGACTCGATAAATAAAAATTCACTTTTAATTGTATACGATTACATTGGGTTGAAACGAAGATAAGTGTTGATTTTAGCTGGGATCCAAAGCCTCTGAGTGAATTTAATGTTATAAAACATAACGTATATATTTTTGCGAAATGGAGCAGATAGACCGGAGAAACGAGGGAAGTGGTGTGATTTAACTGTATGAAGAGGTACTGGTGTGTCTATTATATTGGACATTTCAATTTGGGGTTTCTTATTTTTTAGACATATGAATGAATTGATAACGTGTTAAAGATTAAGAATCAGTTTTAACGCTCAAATAACCATGCTTTCCAAAATAACAGGACAGCATGGTTATAGGGAAAACCTTTCTGGGTGGGGGAAGTACTTTCAAACAAAATATGATGAGTTCAATCGAAGTTTTATCTAAACATATTTTTAACGACCATCCAGAGATTAGCTGGTTTTTCGGCCAAACGGCGGGTATAGTACGGATACCACATGGTACCGTAAGGGACGTAACAGCGAATGCGATAGCCTTCTTTGGCGAGACGTTCCTGTTCGCTCATGCGCAGACCATATAACATCTGAAATTCAAAGGCATCCGGCGAGATTCCGCGATCCTTGGCGTATTGTTTCGTCCAGTTAATGATGTGATCATCATGCGAGGCCACCGCAGTGTATACACCCTGATCGAGGTGATTACGAATCATTGTTTTGAATTGATGAATGACTTCAGAAGTATTCTGATAGGCGACTGATCCGGGTTCTTTGTAAGCACCTTTAACCAGACGAAGCCGGATGCCTTCCCGAATCATATCACGCGTATCTTCTTCGGTGCGATGCAGGTAGGCTTGCAATACGGTGCCTGTATTGTGCAGTCCTTCCGAGTGCAGTCTTCGAACAATATCCAGCGTTGCTTGAGTAAATGGACTATCCTCCATATCAATTCGGACAAAAAGATCATGCAATTTGGCTTGTGCGGCAACGGTACGGATATTTCGATAGCCCTCTTCGGGGTCCAGTGCGAGGCCCATCTGGGTTGGTTTCAGCGAGACGTTGGAGTCTGCCCCTTCACGTGCAATGCCTTCTACCAATCGTACATACTCATCCCTGTATAATGCTGCTTCGCTCAGGCGGGTGATGCCTTCGCCCAGATGATCGAGCGTAGCCATGATGCCTTTGTTATTGAGTATGCGGATCTCTTCGAGAGCTTCTTCCAAGGTGTTTCCTGCAATAAACTTGCCTGCCAGCTTCTTACCATATTTGATGGACAGGTTCTCTACAGCTTTGTTGCCTGCCACGGTTAATAAGGTTTTGCGATATATTTCCGTTCCTACACTCATTTTCGTTTCCTCCTTCAGCATTCTGCATCATTCGATTCAAGCTCGGTTGAATCATGCTTTTTTATCCCTTATAGA
The window above is part of the Paenibacillus sp. 1781tsa1 genome. Proteins encoded here:
- a CDS encoding sigma-54-dependent Fis family transcriptional regulator, whose product is MRHLLPELNALLRTDMSILDEFLYDENTLQSIPSELRIGTDRPVFIRRNTEYTWLYSQPNRTVPYGRLPVPVVSASIELAEVIPLFATSPLLLIKNDQGEYEGYIAVSDVLHAMMHAHRLIEAYFETTLETAGSALTLINEEAKVAYWTTGAEHVFSISKKDIIGQPAADFFPPDRLQSLKTLYTGETVYRKQHQPRPDLFALINARPVQLDGHIVGAVAAEVDITTEIRLHQELLHMTSKVQHLEKAVARLRPELDPFARIKGSSPVIQQCMETIRKISTTSATVLILGESGTGKELFAKAIHDLRELQTAPFIAINCGAIPASLFESELFGYEKGAFSGADPKGKRGKIELAEGGTLFLDEIGEMPLELQVKLLRVLQEKSYFPVGGTRMKQADCRIIAATNQNLMSMIARNQFREDLYYRLNVINLVIPPLRMRKEDIYELTQTFLQEFSLLYNRHIELVPPEVFKLLFQYDWPGNVRELRNVIERLTILTTDGEVKSEYLPDTLTSLTMQEQSEIQLTSGIHSHESNEYQQRQDSAGAGAEQEPRTVANADELDTSDDSELVSGVTYQQKLDTYEAQLLIQYLKEAGGNKRTLAKQLGISRATLYNRMKRLGL
- a CDS encoding proline dehydrogenase family protein, producing the protein MSVGTEIYRKTLLTVAGNKAVENLSIKYGKKLAGKFIAGNTLEEALEEIRILNNKGIMATLDHLGEGITRLSEAALYRDEYVRLVEGIAREGADSNVSLKPTQMGLALDPEEGYRNIRTVAAQAKLHDLFVRIDMEDSPFTQATLDIVRRLHSEGLHNTGTVLQAYLHRTEEDTRDMIREGIRLRLVKGAYKEPGSVAYQNTSEVIHQFKTMIRNHLDQGVYTAVASHDDHIINWTKQYAKDRGISPDAFEFQMLYGLRMSEQERLAKEGYRIRCYVPYGTMWYPYYTRRLAEKPANLWMVVKNMFR